One window of Nitrospirota bacterium genomic DNA carries:
- a CDS encoding GntR family transcriptional regulator, which produces MRIEKTIDRDSKLKLYVQIYAIIKEKIDSGAWPVGTQIPTEDELCRTYDVSKVTVREAIQELVREGCLKRQQGKGTFVMYSVPQPGVMMRTRLSEDIDGEEVTAEREILERGIRGASEDIGNIMMSQDKVYYIRSKKVIGEEPYTEEFIIPLFLLPDIDQEDIRQRSLYDLIEEKGTKKIFKIVQTVEVSAVKNDIAADLNLEKGSSVLLISRILSGSDGTVLAYSRLIGSWKKHKFQMEFERIK; this is translated from the coding sequence ATGAGGATTGAAAAGACCATAGACAGAGACAGCAAGCTGAAACTGTATGTTCAGATCTATGCCATCATTAAGGAAAAGATAGACAGCGGAGCGTGGCCGGTAGGCACACAAATACCTACCGAAGATGAGCTTTGCAGGACATACGATGTAAGCAAGGTGACGGTGAGAGAGGCAATTCAGGAACTTGTTCGTGAAGGGTGTCTGAAACGGCAGCAGGGCAAGGGCACTTTTGTAATGTATTCTGTCCCTCAGCCGGGGGTTATGATGAGAACAAGATTATCAGAAGATATCGATGGAGAGGAGGTGACGGCAGAGAGAGAGATACTTGAGAGAGGCATTCGGGGGGCCTCTGAGGACATCGGGAATATCATGATGTCACAGGATAAGGTCTATTATATCAGGAGCAAAAAGGTTATCGGGGAAGAACCGTATACGGAAGAATTTATCATCCCGTTGTTCCTGCTTCCCGATATCGATCAGGAAGATATCCGCCAAAGGTCCCTTTATGATCTGATAGAGGAAAAGGGTACAAAAAAGATATTTAAAATTGTTCAGACTGTTGAAGTCTCCGCAGTGAAGAATGACATTGCAGCAGATCTGAATCTCGAAAAGGGTTCTTCAGTACTGCTGATCAGCAGGATCCTGTCAGGTTCAGACGGAACTGTTCTTGCGTATTCCAGGCTTATCGGAAGCTGGAAAAAGCACAAGTTCCAGATGGAATTCGAACGTATCAAATAA
- a CDS encoding sulfite exporter TauE/SafE family protein — protein sequence MSFPRRMYEFLKMASIAHAKWDYEVSMNIIKNRKKLLILFLLLLPILGVSWIQAADVIGGKTAYAPAHYSNLIFIVSIAVGLAAGLITGCIGAGGGFIITPALMAAGVKGILAVGTDVFHIFAKAIMGTAVHKKLGNVSVKLAIAFLVGSAGGTFIGGWINKTLYNKDPLLSEAFISTVYAVLLGFLGTYAMIDFLKATRKPSGGGGGHDAHGGPTGMTSLAVSIQKVNIPPMITFDEDFGGRRISWLFLAMGGVIVGMLAAIMGVGGGFITFPMFVYIFGVSTATTVGTDILQIIFTAGLASIAQYAIYGYVFYTLAMGMLIGSLIGIQVGALTTKVVKGIHIRGFYAMSILAGFVNRATVLPKKLTELEYINMSKSLVTQIEFVGNIVFWIIIGFFGVWVISKFFVNIGKLREEG from the coding sequence ATGAGTTTCCCAAGAAGGATGTATGAATTTCTGAAAATGGCCAGTATTGCTCATGCGAAATGGGATTATGAGGTTTCGATGAACATCATCAAAAACCGGAAAAAACTTCTGATCCTGTTTCTCCTGCTGCTGCCGATACTGGGTGTATCCTGGATACAGGCAGCAGATGTGATAGGCGGAAAGACGGCATATGCGCCTGCCCACTATTCAAACCTGATCTTTATTGTTTCGATCGCGGTAGGCCTTGCGGCCGGTCTGATTACCGGCTGCATTGGCGCGGGGGGCGGCTTTATCATTACTCCGGCGCTGATGGCAGCGGGAGTGAAAGGAATTCTTGCGGTCGGCACGGATGTGTTCCATATCTTTGCAAAGGCGATCATGGGAACCGCGGTGCACAAGAAACTGGGCAACGTCTCGGTCAAACTTGCCATTGCATTTCTTGTCGGTTCGGCTGGCGGTACGTTTATCGGCGGCTGGATCAATAAAACGCTGTACAATAAGGACCCGCTTCTGAGCGAGGCCTTTATCAGCACGGTGTATGCGGTATTGCTGGGGTTCCTCGGCACATATGCCATGATAGATTTTTTGAAGGCGACGAGAAAACCTTCCGGTGGCGGAGGCGGACATGACGCCCATGGCGGACCGACAGGCATGACTTCCCTTGCAGTAAGCATTCAGAAGGTCAATATCCCGCCGATGATCACCTTTGATGAGGACTTCGGCGGCAGGAGAATCTCCTGGCTGTTTCTTGCGATGGGTGGAGTCATTGTCGGAATGCTCGCAGCGATCATGGGTGTCGGCGGCGGTTTTATCACCTTTCCGATGTTCGTGTATATATTCGGTGTCTCTACCGCAACAACTGTCGGTACCGATATCCTCCAGATCATCTTTACCGCGGGTCTTGCATCGATCGCGCAGTATGCCATTTACGGGTACGTGTTCTACACCCTCGCCATGGGCATGCTGATCGGCTCCCTGATCGGGATCCAGGTAGGAGCGCTGACGACAAAGGTCGTGAAGGGGATACACATCAGAGGGTTCTATGCAATGTCAATCCTCGCAGGCTTTGTCAACAGGGCAACGGTGCTGCCGAAAAAACTGACCGAACTTGAGTACATAAATATGTCCAAGTCCCTGGTGACACAGATCGAATTCGTGGGCAATATCGTATTCTGGATCATAATCGGGTTTTTCGGTGTGTGGGTTATCAGCAAGTTCTTTGTCAACATCGGGAAATTAAGAGAGGAGGGATAA
- a CDS encoding metallophosphoesterase: MTLFLLTFFLIYGSMHLYVFLKARSVFAFNTLASIVVALFMLAMIFAPVIVRLSERAGLEAFARLASYAGYMWLGILFLFISVALVIDVYRLTVHASGVMLNKDLSSLSVSKNSAFFIPLSLALLFSIYGYFEAKDIRTETIVIPTPKIPAETGRLRIVQISDVHIGLIMREERLRRILRHVKGANPDILVSTGDLVDGQLDNLSGLSEMLQEVRPRFGKYAVTGNHELYAGLGQAMNFTEKAGFRLLRGEAEIAAGSIVIAGVDDSQVKAAGLAPTITETALLSGFPGDRFIMLLKHRPLIDPNSTGLFDLQLSGHVHKGQIFPFSIITWFYYPTQAGLAQLSARSWLYVSRGSGTWGPPIRLLSPPEVTVIDLIHEDAD, translated from the coding sequence ATGACACTCTTTCTGCTCACTTTTTTCCTCATCTACGGCAGCATGCATCTGTATGTCTTCCTGAAGGCAAGGTCTGTGTTCGCGTTCAACACCCTTGCGAGCATAGTCGTTGCACTCTTCATGCTGGCAATGATTTTTGCCCCGGTCATCGTACGACTGTCCGAAAGGGCAGGCCTTGAGGCGTTTGCACGACTGGCGTCATATGCAGGATATATGTGGCTGGGAATCCTTTTTTTATTCATATCTGTTGCACTGGTAATCGATGTCTACAGGCTCACAGTGCATGCTTCGGGAGTCATGCTCAATAAAGACCTGTCATCTCTCTCAGTATCGAAGAATTCTGCGTTTTTCATCCCGCTTTCACTGGCCCTGCTCTTTTCAATATACGGGTATTTTGAGGCGAAAGACATCCGTACTGAAACAATAGTGATACCCACTCCAAAGATACCCGCGGAAACCGGCAGACTCAGGATAGTGCAGATATCCGATGTCCACATCGGCCTGATTATGCGGGAGGAAAGACTGAGAAGGATTCTCCGGCATGTGAAAGGGGCAAACCCGGATATCCTGGTATCAACAGGTGACCTTGTGGACGGTCAGCTCGACAACCTTTCGGGACTGTCTGAAATGCTGCAGGAGGTCAGGCCAAGGTTCGGAAAATATGCGGTCACAGGGAACCATGAACTGTATGCAGGTCTCGGTCAGGCGATGAATTTCACCGAAAAGGCAGGGTTCAGACTGCTCCGCGGGGAGGCTGAAATTGCTGCAGGCAGCATTGTTATTGCCGGAGTAGATGACTCTCAGGTAAAGGCTGCAGGCCTTGCCCCGACAATTACCGAAACTGCATTGCTTTCAGGTTTCCCGGGAGACAGGTTTATTATGCTGCTGAAACACCGGCCGCTGATTGACCCGAATTCAACAGGACTGTTTGACCTGCAGCTCTCGGGCCATGTCCACAAGGGGCAGATATTCCCTTTCAGCATCATTACATGGTTTTATTATCCTACACAGGCGGGACTGGCACAGCTCTCTGCAAGATCCTGGCTCTATGTCAGCAGGGGATCAGGCACATGGGGGCCGCCGATCCGTCTCTTGTCACCCCCTGAAGTGACGGTGATAGACCTGATTCATGAGGATGCAGACTGA
- a CDS encoding DHA2 family efflux MFS transporter permease subunit has protein sequence MNKWLVALTVMIPTLIEIIDTSVVNVALDHIRGSLSAGIDESTWSITSYLVSNAIIIPMTGWLSRFFGRKRYLIISITMFTISSFLCGAAWSLQSLIFFRILQGIGGGALQPLSQSILLETFPPRQHGIAMAVFGVGIMFGPIVGPLLGGWITDNWSWHWIFFINVPIGILSIFLTMLVITDPPYMTKAKLKIDYWGLVLLALGLGCLQIVLDKGQQENWFSSPFIFWMSIISVVSLIAFVVVELYAESPVVNLRAFKNISFSTGNLIMFMGFFNLFASIVLLPIYLQTLMGYTAFLAGFVLGPGGMATLISLPVAGNLVNRVNPKFLLAFGIIVNAYATYLMSNFNLYADFGTVIWPRIVLGVGMGFFFIPLTTMTMSGIRKEDMGNASAIYNLLRNLGGSFGVAFVTTILSRRAQFHQNRLVEHLTPFDSNYQIFAEQSRAFLEHRGVQESVSGQGALGLMYKELLRQSSMQSFNDAFFLVCILMLCIVPLVFFMRRGEAGIAPGMH, from the coding sequence ATGAATAAGTGGCTCGTTGCACTCACCGTCATGATCCCCACCCTCATAGAGATCATTGACACCTCTGTGGTCAACGTAGCCCTCGACCATATAAGGGGCAGCCTGTCTGCAGGCATCGACGAGTCGACCTGGTCGATCACCTCCTACCTTGTTTCCAACGCGATCATCATCCCCATGACAGGATGGCTGAGCAGGTTTTTCGGCAGGAAACGATACCTGATCATTTCGATCACCATGTTTACCATAAGCTCTTTTCTCTGCGGGGCTGCATGGAGTCTCCAGAGTCTCATCTTCTTCAGGATCCTTCAGGGGATCGGAGGCGGGGCGTTACAGCCTTTGTCCCAGTCAATCCTGCTCGAGACATTCCCCCCCCGGCAGCACGGAATCGCGATGGCAGTATTTGGTGTCGGAATTATGTTCGGCCCCATTGTGGGACCGCTTCTCGGCGGGTGGATAACCGACAACTGGTCGTGGCACTGGATATTCTTTATCAATGTGCCGATAGGAATACTCTCTATCTTCCTCACCATGCTCGTGATCACGGACCCGCCGTATATGACAAAGGCGAAACTGAAGATTGACTACTGGGGGCTTGTGTTGCTCGCCCTTGGGCTCGGCTGCCTGCAGATAGTCCTTGATAAGGGCCAGCAGGAGAACTGGTTTTCATCGCCCTTCATCTTCTGGATGAGCATCATTTCGGTAGTCTCCCTGATTGCTTTTGTGGTGGTTGAGCTGTATGCAGAATCCCCGGTCGTAAACCTGAGGGCATTCAAAAACATCTCGTTCAGCACCGGCAACCTCATCATGTTTATGGGATTTTTCAATCTCTTCGCCAGCATCGTTCTCCTGCCGATCTATCTCCAGACGCTCATGGGCTATACCGCTTTTCTCGCTGGATTTGTTCTGGGACCGGGAGGCATGGCAACCCTGATATCCCTGCCTGTTGCAGGGAATCTGGTGAACCGGGTCAATCCGAAGTTCCTGCTCGCCTTCGGCATCATCGTGAATGCCTACGCAACCTATCTGATGTCCAATTTCAACCTGTATGCCGATTTCGGGACCGTCATATGGCCGAGGATCGTTCTCGGCGTAGGGATGGGGTTCTTTTTCATTCCGCTCACGACCATGACCATGTCAGGGATACGGAAGGAAGATATGGGGAACGCCTCTGCCATTTACAACCTGCTCAGAAACCTCGGCGGGAGTTTCGGTGTTGCCTTCGTTACCACGATTCTCTCACGCAGGGCACAGTTCCATCAGAACCGTCTTGTTGAACATCTTACCCCTTTTGACAGCAACTATCAGATTTTTGCCGAGCAAAGCAGAGCTTTCCTTGAACACAGGGGTGTGCAGGAATCAGTCTCAGGGCAGGGGGCACTCGGGCTCATGTATAAGGAACTCCTCAGGCAATCATCGATGCAGTCATTCAACGATGCGTTTTTTCTTGTCTGCATTCTGATGCTCTGTATTGTTCCGCTCGTCTTTTTCATGAGGAGAGGAGAGGCGGGCATTGCACCGGGAATGCATTGA
- a CDS encoding sigma-54 dependent transcriptional regulator, with protein MKLKGISVGTDPVNPLKYDIAFLDLDMENWQKNLFELRQRIPVIAFGSSDIRKAVAAMKLGATDFLEKPLTGEIINRVVRDHKKKILDTEYGFDETIGTSIVIQEVFGLIKKAAVSESNVLITGESGTGKELVARAIHKWSPRNEKSFVTINCGAIPDTLLESELFGFEKGAFTGANYTKKGLLEVADGGTVFFDEIGDVSPLFQIKILRVLQEGEMMRIGGARNIKIDVRIIAATNKDLSIACKRGVFREDLFYRINVINIHLPLLKNRMEDIPSLVNHFMKKHAAKRKDILIRTVSEEALNILMSYSYPGNIRELENIIEHSISFANSPEILPSDLPSYLLKTPTQQVIATPKLKETITDIEKELIWSALQRSGGNISKAAKELGVYRQQLQRKIKQLKIAT; from the coding sequence GTGAAACTGAAAGGCATTTCTGTCGGCACTGACCCGGTCAATCCCCTGAAATATGATATTGCGTTTCTTGATCTCGACATGGAAAACTGGCAGAAAAACCTTTTTGAGCTCCGGCAGCGCATTCCGGTTATCGCATTCGGGAGTTCCGATATCAGGAAAGCGGTAGCAGCCATGAAACTTGGCGCAACCGATTTTCTGGAAAAACCTCTGACAGGCGAGATTATCAACAGAGTAGTCAGGGACCATAAAAAGAAGATACTCGACACCGAATACGGTTTTGACGAGACGATCGGTACCAGCATTGTTATACAGGAGGTGTTCGGTCTCATTAAAAAAGCAGCGGTAAGCGAAAGTAACGTGCTCATCACCGGGGAAAGCGGAACCGGGAAGGAGTTGGTGGCGAGAGCTATCCATAAGTGGAGTCCGAGAAATGAAAAGTCATTCGTGACGATAAACTGCGGCGCAATCCCTGATACGCTTCTTGAATCGGAGCTGTTTGGTTTCGAAAAGGGCGCATTTACCGGTGCGAATTATACCAAAAAGGGTCTGCTTGAGGTTGCTGACGGAGGTACGGTTTTTTTCGATGAAATAGGGGATGTTTCCCCGTTGTTTCAGATAAAGATTCTGCGGGTCCTTCAGGAAGGCGAGATGATGAGAATCGGGGGTGCACGCAATATCAAGATAGATGTCAGGATCATTGCAGCGACGAACAAGGATCTCTCAATAGCCTGTAAAAGGGGAGTTTTCAGGGAAGACCTTTTCTACAGGATCAATGTCATCAACATCCATCTTCCTCTGCTGAAAAACAGAATGGAAGATATTCCCTCTCTGGTAAATCATTTCATGAAGAAGCATGCCGCGAAAAGAAAGGATATCCTGATACGCACGGTTTCCGAAGAGGCCCTGAACATCCTCATGAGTTACTCCTATCCCGGAAATATCAGGGAGCTTGAAAATATCATTGAACATTCGATATCATTCGCAAACAGCCCTGAAATACTGCCTTCCGATCTGCCCTCGTATCTGCTGAAGACCCCGACACAGCAGGTGATCGCAACCCCGAAACTGAAGGAGACGATTACCGACATAGAGAAGGAATTAATATGGTCTGCGCTGCAAAGGTCGGGTGGCAATATTTCGAAGGCGGCAAAGGAACTTGGTGTGTACCGACAACAGCTCCAGAGAAAAATCAAGCAACTAAAAATAGCAACATAG
- a CDS encoding HlyD family secretion protein codes for MTDEMNDASAQGNKKKKKIGFLVLGVIVLLGAVALFFYLRYKATHITTDDAFIDGRIHTIASRIKGTVKAVYVKENQAVRQGDLLIEIDPADYEVKVQEAMSGVSAEKAKFAEAEARIGVSRTQLAELGAAVETAKAGLDLQEALLRQAARDSERAENLYKSETISRERYEKTVTAYNVAMAQVRAAKEQLKQAEKALETQKAVTKQVEALKEAQHSAIREKEAKYHAARLNFGYTKIYAPSDGYITKKSVETGNQIETGQPLMAVVPLDDIWVTANYKETLLEKIRPGQKVKIKVDTYSRKSFSGRVESIMSGTGAVFSLFPPENATGNYVKVVQRIPVKIVLDKDTDKEHVLRIGMSVVPTVLIE; via the coding sequence ATGACAGATGAAATGAACGATGCATCGGCACAGGGGAATAAGAAAAAGAAAAAGATAGGATTTCTTGTCCTTGGTGTGATTGTACTTCTCGGTGCTGTTGCCCTTTTTTTCTATCTCAGATACAAGGCTACTCATATTACCACAGACGATGCCTTTATTGACGGGAGGATACATACGATTGCATCAAGAATCAAGGGAACCGTGAAGGCCGTCTATGTAAAGGAGAATCAGGCGGTCAGGCAGGGAGATTTGCTCATTGAAATTGATCCTGCCGATTATGAGGTAAAGGTTCAGGAGGCTATGTCGGGGGTAAGTGCCGAGAAGGCGAAGTTCGCAGAGGCAGAAGCAAGAATCGGCGTCTCACGCACGCAACTGGCAGAACTTGGTGCAGCAGTGGAAACCGCAAAAGCAGGTCTCGACCTGCAGGAAGCCCTGCTCAGGCAGGCAGCGAGGGACAGCGAAAGGGCAGAGAACCTCTACAAATCGGAGACCATCTCGAGGGAGAGATACGAAAAGACCGTGACCGCATATAATGTTGCGATGGCACAGGTCAGGGCTGCGAAAGAGCAATTGAAGCAGGCAGAAAAGGCGCTCGAGACACAAAAAGCAGTGACAAAACAGGTTGAGGCATTGAAGGAGGCGCAGCATTCCGCGATAAGGGAGAAAGAGGCAAAATACCATGCAGCCAGGCTGAATTTCGGCTATACAAAGATCTATGCCCCGTCCGACGGGTATATCACGAAAAAATCGGTTGAGACCGGTAACCAGATTGAGACGGGACAGCCGCTCATGGCGGTTGTCCCGCTTGACGACATCTGGGTGACCGCAAATTACAAGGAGACGCTGCTCGAAAAGATAAGGCCGGGGCAGAAGGTTAAGATAAAGGTTGATACCTATAGCAGGAAAAGCTTCTCAGGCAGGGTAGAGAGCATCATGTCAGGTACCGGAGCAGTGTTTTCTCTCTTCCCGCCCGAAAATGCGACCGGGAATTACGTAAAAGTTGTCCAGAGAATTCCTGTAAAGATTGTGCTTGATAAAGATACGGACAAAGAACATGTCCTTCGCATTGGGATGTCAGTGGTGCCGACGGTTCTGATCGAATGA